From Eleftheria terrae, the proteins below share one genomic window:
- a CDS encoding MlaC/ttg2D family ABC transporter substrate-binding protein, translating into MIRRSFATACLSMLMAVTAPAWAQQAPDALVKEVSTEVMDAAREDKAIQQGDVQRVITLVDSKIMPHVDFERMTASAVGRYWRQASAEQKQRLQTEFKQLLVRTYAGALAQVKDQRVVMKPMRASPEDKEVIVRSEVRGKGDPVQMDYRLEKTADGWKIYDVNVLGVWLVENYRNSFAQEISQGGIDGLISKLAERNKSAGSRG; encoded by the coding sequence ATGATCCGTCGTAGTTTCGCCACCGCCTGCCTCAGCATGCTGATGGCCGTGACCGCACCGGCATGGGCGCAGCAGGCGCCGGATGCCCTGGTGAAGGAAGTCTCCACCGAAGTGATGGATGCGGCCCGCGAGGACAAGGCCATCCAGCAGGGCGACGTGCAGCGCGTCATCACGCTGGTCGATTCGAAGATCATGCCGCATGTGGATTTCGAACGCATGACGGCCTCCGCGGTCGGCCGTTACTGGCGCCAGGCCTCGGCGGAGCAGAAGCAGCGCCTGCAGACCGAGTTCAAGCAACTGCTGGTGCGCACCTATGCCGGCGCGCTGGCACAGGTCAAGGACCAGCGGGTGGTGATGAAGCCGATGCGTGCGTCGCCCGAGGACAAGGAAGTGATCGTGCGCAGCGAGGTGCGCGGCAAGGGTGATCCGGTGCAGATGGACTACCGCCTGGAGAAGACCGCGGACGGCTGGAAGATCTACGACGTCAACGTGCTGGGCGTCTGGCTGGTCGAGAACTACCGCAACAGCTTCGCCCAGGAAATCAGCCAGGGCGGCATTGACGGCCTGATCAGCAAGCTGGCCGAGCGGAACAAGTCGGCCGGCTCGCGCGGCTGA